A stretch of the Mycobacteroides immunogenum genome encodes the following:
- a CDS encoding VOC family protein, which yields MACRISELVLDCRDPEALARFWCEVLDFVVLSREEDGSLEVGPREGFGGLQPTLFLSYTAEPRQQKPRLHIDVNPTDRDQDAELERLLALGARPADIGQTGDEQWHVLQDPEGNEFCLLKARIKQV from the coding sequence ATGGCATGCCGCATCAGTGAGCTCGTGCTCGATTGTCGTGACCCGGAGGCGCTGGCACGGTTCTGGTGTGAGGTGCTGGATTTCGTCGTGCTGAGTCGCGAAGAAGACGGCTCGCTGGAAGTTGGTCCGCGGGAGGGCTTCGGCGGCCTGCAGCCCACGCTGTTTCTGAGCTATACCGCCGAGCCGCGGCAGCAGAAGCCGCGGCTGCACATCGACGTGAACCCCACCGATCGCGACCAGGACGCCGAGCTCGAACGGCTGCTGGCACTCGGGGCGCGGCCGGCCGATATCGGGCAGACCGGTGATGAGCAGTGGCACGTGTTGCAAGACCCCGAGGGCAATGAGTTCTGCCTGCTGAAGGCTCGTATCAAACAGGTCTGA
- a CDS encoding nitroreductase family deazaflavin-dependent oxidoreductase — translation MADFNSLKRLVVQNTQRYLVNPVGRRLPVVMLETVGRKSGQPRHTAIGGRLVGNQFWLVSEHGEHSDYVRNIKANPAVRLRISDQWRAGTAHLLPDDDARARLQQLPRGNSAVVRAVGTDLLTVRVDLD, via the coding sequence GTGGCCGATTTCAACTCCCTCAAGCGGCTGGTGGTCCAGAACACCCAGCGATACCTGGTCAATCCGGTGGGGCGCCGGCTGCCCGTCGTGATGCTGGAGACGGTGGGCCGCAAGTCCGGACAACCACGCCACACCGCGATAGGCGGACGCCTTGTCGGTAACCAGTTCTGGCTGGTTTCCGAACATGGCGAGCACTCGGACTATGTGCGCAACATCAAGGCCAACCCCGCGGTGCGGCTACGGATCAGCGACCAGTGGCGCGCCGGTACCGCGCACTTATTGCCCGACGACGACGCGCGAGCAAGGTTGCAACAGCTGCCGCGCGGTAACAGCGCGGTGGTGCGCGCGGTGGGCACCGACCTGCTGACCGTACGGGTCGACCTCGATTGA